Genomic segment of Gasterosteus aculeatus chromosome 4, fGasAcu3.hap1.1, whole genome shotgun sequence:
CGTGAAGTGCCCACATTTCAGGCTGTCTTGAGGAATTAAAAAATGTCCTAATTTAAATGTCAATTAAATGAATCTGTAAAATGTAATCATCAAGGCCTTAACTAAAGCGTACACAGAGTGATACAAGATATTCTTGTCTGTGCAAACATTGGAACAAATGTCTGACCTTTATGCTTTCGCACTGCATTGCCTTTGTGTTTATCTTTTTATATGCTACAACTcgggaaataaaatatatatgcatatatatcaGTTGGGTGCGCATgttaaataaaaccaaacattATTGAAGTGCTGTAATTTTCACCCCTTTACGCCCATTTTTTTTCTACCAGTCCGACAGAGCAGAAATCGGTTTTGGGGTCGACAGGTGGGAGAGCAGCGGTGTTTCTGGCCACACTTGCTGCCGTGTGCCGACCACCACCCACGTGTCTgtgttagcttagctagcaTAGCTTAGCCGCACGCCTGTCTAAAAAAAACGAAACCGCGGTGTCCGTGTGGACTTGTTGTGTGGTTCCCTTTACTCCCGTCGGCAATGTAGTCTCAAAATAACTAGTTACGTTGAACGCACCAGGTGATGTCACGTGCCATGGGGCGTGGACGCGGCCTTCCTCACCTTTTTTCCGATCAGCACACCTGTTGGTTTGGAGAAACCGGcggatcctcagctgagatgttcacTTTTTAGCATAACTcaattttctttattaaattatccatccatccattgtcagaccgcttatcctgcacacagggtcgcgggggggctggagtccatcccagccaacttcgggcgatagacagagtacaccctggattggtcgccagccaatcgcagggcaacacagagacacacaaccattcacactcacattcacacaactacgggcaatttaaagtccccaattaacctgatccccagagcatgtctttggactgtgggaggaagccggagaacccggagagaacccacgcagacacggggagaacatgcagactccacacagaaaggccactgggtggaatcgaacccaggaccttcttgctgtgaggcgacagtgctaaccaccacgccaccgtgccgccctttattaaattattgattaataaaataaaattactaAATTCTTTTGATTATAACTTTTCAACCCACAATATCCTTTGTTCATCCggagtttctttatttttgaacacaacagttaaTCCACCAGACGAGCAACAAGCTTTTCTTGCGTGGCTTGTACACGTGTGCATCTCCCGTCCCGCCCACCAGGTGGCGCGGTTTGACTGTGAACATCACAGCTGGTTGTCTGCTCTGAAGTATAACACTAAAATAATTACTTCACCATGACTTAAAGACCAACCCACTCGACGGACGTGAGAGCAGACACATGTTAACCTCTCCCGCCTGACTCACCTTCTGTTGAAATCCCCCTGCTGTGACATCACTTCTGATCAACCAATCAAGCGCAGATAGAATGCTGCCAGCAGAGACTTACCACAGAGGAGGAAGCGTCGTTCTGTGGAATGAAGGGGTACTTCGGCGTGAGTGCCGGTATGTGCTCACTACCTTGCCAATAGCCTGTGGGTTATCTGTCACTCGCTCACACAGGTCTGGTGTTATATTTAAACATAGAGCAAATCTGGCCTCTCCCTTTTTCACTAGAACGTCAGAATTTCCCTGGTTCCATGTTTGATGTCGTTTATGGCCAACTAAGGGAATAATCAGTCACTCTTAGAAGGTAAATTTGTACCAGCAATAATCTGTGTTATTCATCTATTGACATCAGTATGTCAGCTGATAGCAGCCTGTGATGTCGGGTTACTGGTGGAGAACAGGTCAGAGCGTTCTGTCACCACAGCCATGACTAAAGCTCACATGTCTGCAGCAgagtgagtttctttttttcccaagtCCTTATCTAACTCGAAGGACCCAAACACCATTATTATGAGTGAAATGATTTACTGAATTGGTCTGGTTACTACTAACAgatttgatgctgctgctgcctaaGATACAACTATAATGATAATGCTAATTTAAACAAAAGATCAagatttatgtatttaaaaatatggAACCTACGTAGTAATATTTCTAAGATATATGTCTGCATGTGTCAGCAGTGCTGGGACCACAGGGGAATGGCCCCCAGGAGGTGGGTCTGTGAAGCCGTTTGGCCAACTGCTGCTTAAAGATGGAAATGTGTGACATAAAATTCAGCCAATCGGCATCCTCAATGGGATTCAGCTACGGGCCGAAGTGGTTTAGCCCGTAGCTCGCGTGTCCTCGTCAGGGGGCGAGTGCAAGCAAAAGAACAAACCCACCTCAGTAACATCTCACCCCCAAGAGCCATTTGAGAGCCGAACTTTGGCGAAGAAACTCCAGGTAAAAGAGCTGAAGATCAACCAGAGTTCACAATGAGACAGCTGACTGGCGGTGAAAGAGAAGCCATGCAAAGCTTCCGTACTGAATTAGCTGTGAGGGTGACAAAAATAAGACTGTCAAAgtgttatttactgcttttttgTGTTGGAATACATGTTACATATTTAACTGCAGTGTAGTAATGTATTTACTGAACATTTAATTGTCTCGCATAAAATCCTTCTTGGATGTTTTGGGAAATGAATCGGATGCCCCAACCTGCAAAATGTTCCACTCGCTGCCACGGAACAAAACGTGCTCATATTACACATGATTACATGTGATGATATTACACTAGTCTGCTGGAAGGTGACACAAAATGGAGAGAGCGCATCTCACAAACagggttgtttgttttttgttgtttctgaatGAGAAATTACTCATATGTCGTTGACATATTTATTGACCTTATCATCTCAACATATATTTGAAGTCATTTTCTAAACAGTATTCCAACAAGACAAAGAGCCAACTACTACGCTAGTGCTCCCCAAAGCTAACATTGCAGTTTCAGCTGCAGTGCTGCTGTCAGGAggcgtgtgtgtatgagtgtgcgCTCATAGGAGACGCAGATAAGCAGTTGTGTTGTCAGGCTTCTTCTAACTCTTCACACAAGTagatgtttctctttctccattATCTCTCTgtcttaaatgtatttgtgcttTTACAGCTTTGACTCATTCATTACCGTGTGGGAATATTTCTTACAATATTGTTACATTGAATTGAAATACTATGCATACAACATTTTCACCATTCTTCTCTCCCCATCCATTTGAAAGACTCGTCGTGCTTAGCTAATTGCTGACACAACCTTGAAACTACTGAATGGACCAATATTGGACATAATAACTGGAGGTTTCTAGATTTAGGATAACAAactcttcatccatccatccatattcAAAGCTGCTCATCCTTCAAGACGACATTGTCTACCAAACAAAAGCTTCAGGGTTTTCCGGatgcttcaacacacacactaattgaATTTCAATACCGGGACCTGATCCACATTCATCTACACACTCAGCCATTTCTAGATACATAGACGATTGTATATGTTATACAGTATATGATTATTCATCTCagcaaatatttgcatttatcAAACCTCTatgaattcacacacacacacacacacggaaagagATAATAGACTGAAGATGAATCACTTGCGCAGTGGAAATGTCGTTTTTCCTTGAAAGAGGTCGGTGTTCTCAACAGGTTCCCTCAGAGGCTGCGGTTCCTCCAGGCTGAACATGAGCGTAGGCTCCCTGCTCATTGGATCAGAGTGGTAATAGTTACCACTCATGGGGGGTAACGGTAACCTGGCGGAGCACTCGGCATGACCCGATTCCCTTCTGGGGGGGTGCACGGTCTCCTGCGTAGGAGGCGGGGCGAGGCAGAACTCTtctttctcctgctgctgcaggtgtgtgaggATGGCTTTGGACAGGAGGTGGGGCTCGTCCTCCTGCTCATCTATAAGAAGAAGAGGATACGATCTATGTTCGGTTTCAGAACAAAGATCCACAGATAACTGGAGCAAAGCCATTAAAGCTCCTAGTAGATACTTTGACCTCCGCTCAGTTAAACACTGTGCAGCAAAATGTCTGCGTATCAACGAAGCCTAGACTAAAAACACAGAAGCCGCAACTTAATCAATAAATATGCAAATCCTGACTGTCGAACCCCGGGGAAGCGGATGAACTGAAAGCTGAAATCCCCTTCAAAGCAGTGTGTCTTTTGCCACCAGGTGTGCGTAAGATGCCGTCATACCATTAAGCAGAATGAGTCGGTAGCGGTTGCGACACTCCAGCGAGCGCTCCAGTATTTCCTGCAGAGTTCTGTAGAAGAGCAGGACCTGCTGTCGGCGCTCAGGCTCCCCGAAACCAGCGTTGCTCTCTTGGGACATGCTGTGCAGCGTCAGAAGAGGCGTTGCATACTCCACCACACACTTAGGGACCtgtttacgcacacacacagacacacacacacacacacacacacacacacacacatacacagacattaCAGGGACAAATCGTCTGTAAAAGCTTGTGGGACTCCGTCACCAGAAAAGGGACATTGTCCATGTTTCCCATGTACACGGGACAGTTTCTGTGCTTTACAGAAGCAGACCGCCATGTTGGACCATCATTCATCTGTGGGGAAAAGTGCTTCTTTTATATTCAAATGTGTGTATGgtgtcatttcatttaatgGAAATAAATTCTAATCAATTCAGGAAATCAATCAATTCAAAGCTAGAAATATGTATTAATCCAGGGTCTGAGGACTCATTTCTGTTAAAACAGGCTCAAAGTGTTTTCTCATCTTTCATAagtcacacacactttaaagtATACAAAGTAGCAGTAGGCTACATGTAattgattatatatttatataaatatcatTGGAACATAAACACAGATGCATTAAGATGTATGAAACCGTATTAATGTTCCTAATAATATGTTTAGTTGACGCACATACTACTCTACTGTTTTACataattgaaaaatgaatgtctgAAATGAAATGGGATCCGGTTTAAGAATAGCAGAAAAACATCAGGAAATGTGTTTACAAAGTCTGCTCTGACGAATCTATGGTAAGAAGTCGAcgaacacacaaataaacacctcCGGCTCATGAATGGATTTGTATACAAATGATCATTTCATGAGTGAAGAATTCCCTTAAGGACATTGCTATTTCCAGAGTTCAAAGGGCAAACATACATCTTCACCCTATTCAGCTAATTCTGTGTGGTGACGGCCATAACACCATCGCTTTCATATAATTGGTGCCTATTTTTGGTCTAACTTGAAACTGGGCTTTCATCCACCCCAAACTTCCTTTCCTTCGACTACAGAGGCGGTTTTGAGTACAATCGCTCTTTGCCACATCAAACATATTGAATATGGAGCACATTGATGTGCCATcatgaaatattgaaaaaaatagaCAGAAACAGCCCCTCGAGTCTGTCACTTCCCTGcaactctctttctctgtcgCATTTCTGCTGTGCAGTCTTTACAAATCCGATCAAAGGAGAAGATGTCGGCTCTAAGTCTAAGACGCTCGGTGGCCTTATTGACTGAATATTTCTGCAGTGCACCTGAGAGACATGTCTGAATATAATCAGATTAATGATTATCTTAAACCTTGTACATTCTTCAGTTTCAGATTTACGATCGATCATTTAAAATACTACAGGTACACAGATGTGAGATAGAAGGCTGAACTGTGGTATTTCCTCCCTTTTTGAATGGATAAAAAGCACACAGCTGTTATTTCATGTGGGAAAGCTCTTCAGTGTCATTCTGTAAGTGTTATTTTAGAGCCCCGCCTACCTTCCCATTCTCGTCCAATACTCTGTAGACGCTGTGCTTGTAGACCCGCCTCCTGACGCCCGCCACGTCTATATTGTTGTTGGGCAGGTTGCCGTGGAAATGGATGttgtcgtcctcgtcctccagctTGTGAGAAATGTTGGCGTTGAGAGGTATGAGGATGAGGAGCTTCCTGGAGCCACGACCCCAGGGGGCCTCGTGGGTGTCGTGGCAAAATGCTGTGATCGAGTCCTCCAAACCtgaacggacacacacacacgcacacacacacacaaattaaataGATCATTTAGTCCAACCGACGGCTTTACAAATGATGTTTTAGACGTTACTGACGTGGCAGCACCAGTCGCAGGTAGCCCAGGTAGAAGGACCAGGCCAGGCCGTGGGCCACGTTCATCTTTCTCCCCTCGCACATGTCCGATACCTCCACCTCCGACGGACCCTGCACACCAACAGAAACATACAGAAATGTGTCACAACACCTCACTTCTGCTCAGGATCTGTTTTAGAAAAGGCCATCAGGGACCCCCTGCTGCCCGTTCCTATCCAGGACCTgtgttgggttataaaggacTATGTGTAATCAggattacaaaaaaatatcaataaacgcaaaaaacaatgtttgaaaaaaaacagtatttatAGTTTGATTGTCAAAGATCACTTGAATACACCAATTTAAACAATGTTTCACTGTTTTGTTCTCAGGTTGTTGTTGACCTAACTGTTATTGAGTTATTgagtttttatttcctttaactTACTTTGAAAATTCAGCAATGAAAATGTTAAGCAATAGTTTATCTTTTCGTTCCCACATGTTGAAGAACAAACACAGCATACCTGTAGTTTGAGTAATGGGCTGTTTTCCTGAAGGTAATCTAACATGCAAACTGTAAATgctaaatatgaatataattgAACAGGACAGAGAAAACTCGAGCTTGTAGTTTATGCAATGATTCAGAGGGACGGTGAGCTTTGTTCAGAAATATACAGCAATTCTTTGAGGACAGTGTTGTGGTGGTTCTCGCTGATGAAGTTATATTTGGAGCCTATTTTTACTCTAGAAATGCCACAATAATTACAATCAACTGAGGCTTCGAGAAGTGTTCTTACTAAAGAACTGTTTTGTCTGCTATGGTGCTCTTATGCTAAAATGAGGCTATTTGTCACTTCCACCGTGATGCTCTGAGCTGTAATAATATACAAAAACTCTCAACTGAAGACCATTCTGATAAAACCAATGATGTAAATTGATTGGGATGCTGAAAAGGGGAAGAGAGAAtcactctctttttttctagttgtctggagcaggaggaactttatgttttacttttactttcactTTTACAGTTACAGTATACTGGTTTTACAATCTAGTCCCAAGCGATTAGGCAACTTGTTTTATGAGTTTAATCCGGCAAACAGGCCCGTAAACTTGTTTGCCTTGTTGTGTTTGCTGAGGGTAAagttaagtaagtaagtaagtaagacaACGTAACTATAGTCTGATTTTTCAAATGCATTCTGGGCTGATTTAGGTGATGCTGATACATGGAATCCATTACTACCCAGCGCTGATGTCGGAGGGCCGTGTTGGCTGTGTGCTAGAAGCGTTTGGGACAAATCTGTGACACTGATTCCTTAAACTGAGTAATAAATCACCACTGTCACTGAAAGGATCTGGATCTCCCGGGAGGAGGTTCCCCTTTAAAAGCCTATTGAGAGACCAAAGACAGATGGACTATCATGTTTAAAGTGGTTGGCTGTTCAGTTTCAAACACGCAGTGCCTGAGTGATGCACTTAAAAACAGGTTTATCACCAGCTGCAACCGCACATACAACTGGATTGAGTAAAGTGTTTTGTGTCcaccacattgtgtgtgtgtgtgtgtgtgtgtgtgtgtgtgtgtgtgtgtgtgtgtgtgtgtgtgggcaggtaGGACAGGTAGGACAGGTGTCTGATTAAAGGGACATGACTGCAGGGCTGCTAACCACACTTATGTGTGGATAAATGAGATCTGAGACGATGTGTTGAACAAACGCTGGTCTCATTCCTCTTTTctaaaaccatccatccatccatccatcgtcaaaccgcttatcctgcacacagggtcgcgggggggctggagtccatcccagccaacttcgggcgatagacagggtacatcctggattggtcgccagccaatcacagggctacacggaaacatacaaccattcacactcacattcacacatctacgggcaatttaaagtccccaatcaacctgatcttTTCTAAAACctgtttgattattattattatatttttaacaCACATCAGAGACATGTTGCTCTGACAGTTAGTGAAGCAAAACCTGACACTGCGAAAAAATAGttatttttagtatttttttaacattgtcCTGAAAATGGTTTATAGTAGTTTCTTAAGTATGAACGAGGTCACTATGTCCTAGATGCAAACTCGTTCTAGTTACATTGTCCCAAAACTGCCATGTAGTCCTGAACTTTAAGAACTTTAAGAAGACATTAAGAGATGTCTAAATGCTCATTTGCAGGCCGTAACCATGTTGCGGCCTATTCATTGCAAATCACTTACAAAACAAGTAACAAAACATGCTATTTTACAGCTTTCATTTGTCGTGGAAGCGAAAGACGCCCCAAACTAACAAAGGCTTTGGTGTTTGAGTGTCAGGTGTCAGCCTCACCAGGACTCCCAGGCTTTTGAAAAGAGCGTAAAGCACTGAGGTCAGGATGAGGAGTTTCCAGCATTGGCCCTTGTTTGACAAGGGCTGTCCCGCCACGTAGAGCAGGAGGCCTGCCAGCGCCGCAGCCagcagagtcccccccccaagCCCACAGGCTGGCAGCACGCGACTCAGCAGCCTCTGGCCTCTGTACCTGGTGAAAGCAGGAGGAAACAGGTTGATCCCGTTACCTGTGTGGCAGTTTTGCAAATCGGTGGTGATACTATCTTTCCCATTACAGACTTTTGAAGCACAGCAGCTGCGTTCTCGTGATGTCGCAACATTATTTAAAGACCGGGGGTCACATGCCACACAAAAATTCATCTTTTCTAATGAAGTAATGCGTTTGTGTTCTCTAAGCCAAGGCTTCAGAAAgactttgattgacagatcCAATCACCTAAAAATGTTTGGGGGAAAAGTACGTGCCAATACAATTTTTATGATTAACGATGCACAAAAGGAGATTGTGAGAAGGTCAATTGACTCTGAATGGTTCTCAACCTGCCCGGGGCTTGTGCCTACCGGGACTAACATCGCTAACACCGCTAACGGCGGCAAATGGGATGACGCAGGGGTAACCGAAAGGCGGATGCTACGCTTTCGTGAGAGCAAAGCGTACCGTCGGCTTTCAGCTGAGGCTAACGTACTTCTGACAATACGCACTACTGATGAACCAAACCCTTTTCTCTCACCTCGTATTTGAATGGTTTAGCACCTCCTCTGCCATCAGGCAGATCCCGTGCAGCAGAGGGCCGAGTGTCAGGATGAGGATTACCATGGCGACCCATCCAAAGAACTTTTCAGGAGACAGGAACACGTTGCCTCCTATCGCCGTGGCCGTCAGCACCACAGCACACGCCTTGGGCAGAGTCCCTCTAGGACGAGGGATGAGAGCGTCCTGTTCTCGAAGGCGAAGCATCTTCGAAGGGGACAAGACCCCCCGTTTCAGAGTTGTGTTACATGTATCGATCTCTAGGTGCAAAGCGACACTTCAACCAGAACGCTGCTCATGGAAGATGAAACTGTTGATTGAGAGATATAGCTGCGTTGAATGTTTCCTGTAAACCGAATTTTGGACATTTAAGGTTTCAGGCAAAAAGAaatgacataaaaaacacaatttagtcCTCACAAACTCATCATCTGCTGTATCTATAAGAACTATGCTTCTCACAGTGGCTCCATGTGAACAAATCAACCAAAACATGATTTTTTTAAGGAAAGGTACTGAAACAAAGTCACAACACATTTCCCGTATTAATTCTTGATAGACCCGAAGGTGTTGCATAAAGAAATCGATCTGAACAGAGGAAGGACAGTGTGAATGCCTGTAtttgttctcctctctgtctgtgttggTTTAATACTCCTGTGAAGGATGTGCTTGATAttgatattgatattgattgtaaagcctctcctcttctctggttACATGATGGAGAGAAAGTCGTGTTGCGCCCTATTTTGCATCTGCTTCAATTGTGTGGGTCAATTCTGCACACAACATATATTTGAGGTATATTTGTCCTgagatacaggagatcattcctgcccagtgcaataacactttacaataaatcattcctggctaaataatgacaataacaaccctgtactgctgtgatgttgctgctcttcgtcttcctcttctccttttccaaaatgtccctcttgagggatcaataaagtatctatctatctatctatctatctatctacaaattattattattgtctcttaaGGTTAtacttttgtttcagttttagtttatttaatttaatttaatttaataatttaatatttttatcttattatattgtatataatgtgtatctttttattctatt
This window contains:
- the sting1 gene encoding stimulator of interferon genes protein, whose product is MLRLREQDALIPRPRGTLPKACAVVLTATAIGGNVFLSPEKFFGWVAMVILILTLGPLLHGICLMAEEVLNHSNTRYRGQRLLSRVLPACGLGGGTLLAAALAGLLLYVAGQPLSNKGQCWKLLILTSVLYALFKSLGVLGPSEVEVSDMCEGRKMNVAHGLAWSFYLGYLRLVLPRLEDSITAFCHDTHEAPWGRGSRKLLILIPLNANISHKLEDEDDNIHFHGNLPNNNIDVAGVRRRVYKHSVYRVLDENGKVPKCVVEYATPLLTLHSMSQESNAGFGEPERRQQVLLFYRTLQEILERSLECRNRYRLILLNDEQEDEPHLLSKAILTHLQQQEKEEFCLAPPPTQETVHPPRRESGHAECSARLPLPPMSGNYYHSDPMSREPTLMFSLEEPQPLREPVENTDLFQGKTTFPLRK